One Maribacter sp. HTCC2170 genomic window, AATTTGGCCTTGTACCAAGATATACCCAATTTTGATGCCTCGGGTTGTGGCAAATCTGCAACCTCCCAACCCTTTAATAATCTAAAGCCATTCCATATTTTATTGGCAAAGTTTTTTCCTTGCTGACAGAGATCTTCATCAAACATTAAATCATTACCAGCGGCAGAACTTAGCAACAAACCAACGCGGACGCCATCAGCACCATAGTTTTCTATGAGCTTTAAGGCATCAGGAGAATTACCCAATTGCTTTGACATCTTGCGACGTTGCTTATCTCGAACCAATCCAGTAAAATATACATTCTCGAAGGGTTTTTCATCACGATACTCATAACCTGATATGATCATTCGTGCAACCCAGAAAAAGATAATATCTGGCCCAGTCACCAAATCACTTGTTGGGTAGTAATAACTAATATCCTCATTATCTGGTTCCAAAATTCCATTAAAAACGGTCATTGGCCATAACCATGAAGAAAACCAGGTATCAACCACGTCAGGGTCTTGCTTTAAATCTTCAATTTTAAGGTTTGGATTTTGGGATTTGGCTCTAGCCAATTCCAAGGCTTCCTCTTTCGTTTCAGCAACAACAAAATCGTTCTGCCCATCACCATAATAATATGCAGGAATCTGTTGTCCCCACCATAATTGTCTAGAGATATTCCAATCGCGAATATTCTCCATCCAATGGCGATAGGTATTTTCAAACTTTTTTGGATAGAAATTAATATCATCAGAATCCAAAACAGCTTTAATCGCTGGCTTTACCAAATCCTCCATTTTCAAAAACCATTGTTCAGATAAACGAGGTTCTATTACAGCTTTGGTCCTCTCGGAAGTGCCAACTTTATTGATGTAGTTCTCAGTCTTAACCAAAAAACCCTGTTCTTCAAGCTCTTTTTTGATTTCTTTTCTAACTACAAAACGGTCTTTACCTTGATAATGTAGTCCAAAACTATTTAGTGTAGCATCTGCATTAAAAATATCAATCACTTCAAGACTATGCTTTTCCCCTAATGCCTTATCATTAATATCATGGGCCGGAGTCACTTTTAAACACCCTGTACCAAATTCAATATCTACATATTCATCTTCAATAATGGGTATTACCCGATTACAAATAGGAACAATTGCTTTTTTACCTTTCAAATGCTTGAAACGCTCATCATTCGGATTGATACAAATTGCTGTATCTCCCAATATGGTTTCGGGACGGGTAGTTGCAATGGTCACTTTTTCATCTGAACCTTCAATTTCATAGGACAGATAGTACAAAAGACCCTGCTTTTCTTCATAGATTACCTCTTCATCGGATAAAGTGGTTAGAGCTTGTGGGTCCCAGTTTACCATCCGGTGCCCTCTATAAATCAATCCTTTATTGAATAAATCAACAAAAACCTTATTCACCGAGGCAGACATATTATCATCCATCGTAAAGGCAGTTCGCTCCCAATCGCAAGAACAGCCTAACTTCTTAAGTTGTTCAAGAATAACACCACCATACTCATGAGTCCAATCCCAAGCATGTTTTAAAAACTCCTCACGAGATAAATCTGCCTTGTCTATACCCTGTTCTTTTAATCTTGCCACAACTTTAGCTTCTGTAGCGATGGAAGCATGGTCTGTGCCAGGCACCCAACAGGCATTCTTTCCCATTAATCGCGCTTTGCGAATCAAAACATCCTGTATGGTATTGTTCAACATATGTCCCATATGCAAGATACCTGTAACATTCGGCGGCGGTATTACTATGCTGTAAGGCTCTCTTTCATCAGGTGTTGAATGAAAGTAGTTATGCTTGGTCCAGTAATCATACCAATGGTTCTCTACCTTTTGAGGCTCATATTTTGATGGGATATCCATTTTTTGGAACAGTTTTTGAATAAGTGTGAAACGGTGCTTAAAATGCGACCGGAAAGATATGTTAAATTATCAATTTGGATGGCGTTTTTGCCCAATTATAAATACGAAACAAAAATAAGTAACGTTATTACATAACAAAAGAATTTTGGACGTTCATCTAAAAAGATTTACATTTGAGGTTCACCCAAAACTAAAAAATGATGAAAAAAATAGTACTTGTATTATTTGTAGGACTCTTAGGATTTAGCCTAACCGCTCAGGATACAGCGGCAAAAATTGAGTTTAAAACTGAAACTGTCGACTATGGTGAAATTACCAAGGGAAGTGATGGTGTTCGTGTATTTGAATTCACAAACACAGGTGATGCCCCTTTGATTATAAGCAAAGTAAGCTCTAGCTGTGGATGCACAATCCCTAAGAAACCAGAAGCGCCTATTTTACCAGGAAAGACTGGAGAGATACAGGTTAAATATGATACAAATCGCGTTGGTCCTATCAGAAAAGCTGTGACCGTAATTTCAAATGCAGACACTCCTACCAAAGTCTTGAAGATTAAGGGGGAAGTAAAAGCTAATGTAGAAGGAACAAAATAAATAGATTCAACAAACTAATAAATAGAAGCCCTGACTATTGGTCAGGGCTTTTTTTATTGAACATATTTTCCAAGACAAAAGAAAAGAGCAAATCACGATTATATCGCTCAATTAAGACACGTACCCGCTTACCTTCTTTTGCATCTAACATATGCATGATCTCTTGAATTTTATATTGATGGACGCTTTTACCGTTCACTGCCAATATTACGTCACCTTCTTTAAGACCAGCATTTTCAGCCGGGCTCCCTGCCCTAATACCCGAAACTACTATTTCAGGAACTAAACTTAATCTAGTATTATTCTCAAAAAGAATTTGGACATTACCAAATGAATCATTGTTCTCCCGCACTACACCTCTCCCATCGGTTATTCTTTCAGACACATACCTTACACCATCATGCTGAAGCGTAATTCCGCTTAAATTATAATGAAACGGATTTTTGTACATGCCATTCTTTCTCAAGGTGATTTTTCTATGAGTATAGTCAAAAACAATATTGAAACGTTTTAACACCTCACCACCAACGCTTCCATTTCTATTTCCTAGGTTTTTCACCGAACCAAAAGACTTTTTATCAGGAAAAGCAGCTTTTGCATCTCTCAAAGCAAAACTTCCAATTTTAATGCTATTAACTTTGGTACGTCTACCGAAAATATTCCCGCTTAAACCCATGCCTAAATAGTCTTCATAATTCTGCTTGGGAATTTCAATATCATCATCCTCAAAAAGCCATATGGCATCGCTACTTCCCGTATCTACCAATAAACGAACAGGTACGTTCTCAGAATCTTCTAGAAATACGTTGGCCTCAACATATGCCTTTTTCTTGATAATCGATAAAGGCAATGTTTCGCCCTTTTTAATTGATTTATGGGCATAATGCTCAGGGTCATGAAATTTTATCGTTTTAGAATTATAATTTATGTCAACTACAAAATCTCTAAACAAATCATACCCAATTATTCCGTGAATGGGAATACCCAAGCTCGTTGAAAAATTTAAACTCTTGTCTAAAACCACGTAAAGCAGTTGGTCTTGATTCTTAATACTTTTAATATTGAAAGCATTTCCTCGGGAGCTTAGTGCCTTAATTGGCTCGCCTTCTCCCAACCCTCTTATCGTAATTTCAGAAACATTGTTTATCTGAAGAGAATCTTGGTCCGTAATATTAAAAAGAATGGGTTTGTTAACTCCAGAGTCAAGGACGAAAGAAAGTTCACTACCATTAACATCAACCGGGATGATAATTAAATTATTTATTAATTGAAATTTTATCTTTTGATATTTCTGTCCTTCAGGTAATTCATAAGTCTGTGATGCTCCCAAAATTGGTAGACATAACAATACAGACCATAAAAACACCTTAAAAACTTTCATTATTCCGATTAAAAAAGATTGTACTTCTTCAATTTACGGAAAATTTACCTCAAAATCGTGCTAATTAACATATTTACAACAGATTAATAAAAGGGCAGAACTATTGTATTGTACGCTATGATTTCTCATTTTTGTTTAAAATTTAAAGTTTATGCCATCCATATCAAATAAAGGGCATTTAATGCCAGAATCTCCGATTCGCAAATTGGTTCCTTATGCTGAAAAAGCTAAAAAAGAAGGCACAAAGGTGATTCACCTGAACATTGGACAGCCAGATATCAAGACCCCTCAAATTGCATTGGATGCAGTCAAGAATAATAACCTTTCTGTTTTGGAGTATAGTAGGACAGAGGGATCTGAGACCTATCGTGAAAAATTAGCTGATTACTACGCCAAAAATGACATCCATGTTCTGGCCCAGGACATTATAGTAACAACAGGAGGTTCTGAGGCACTATCCTTCACAATGGGAAGTATTGCAGACGCAAATGATGAGATTATTATTCCGGAACCATTTTACGCTAATTATAATGGGTTTGCAACGGCAATGGGCATTAAAGTTGTACCAGTTGTATCACAAATTGACAATAATTTTGCCCTACCCCCTATTGAAGAGTTCGAAAAGCTCATCACCGAAAAAACGAAGGCCATACTTATATGTAACCCAGGCAATCCTACAGGATATTTATATAGTAAGGAAGAGATACAAAAGTTGGCATCCATCGTTAAAGAACACAACTTGTTTCTTGTCTCTGATGAGGTTTACAGAGAGTTCATTTATGATGGTAAGGAACATTACTCCATATTGCAGGAACCAGGATTGAGTGAAAATGCAGTAATTGTTGATTCTGTTTCCAAACGATACAGTATGTGCGGAGCGCGAATCGGTTGCTTAGTCTCGAAAAACAAAGAAATCATCAAAACGGCTTTAAAATTTGCCCAAGCCAGATTATCACCACCAACTTATGCTCAAATCGCCAGTGAAGCAGCATTGGACACTCCACAAAGTTATTTTGATGATGTAAAGGAGGAATATGTTGAAAGAAGAAATATATTAATTCAAGAGCTTGAAAAAATAAATGGTGTTAAAATAGGACGTCCACAAGGAGCTTTTTATTGCATTGCAGAATTGCCAGTTAAAAATTCAGATGATTTTGCCCAGTGGTTATTAGAGGAGTTTAGAGTAAATGGTGAAACAGTGATGGTCGCACCAGCTGCTGGTTTCTATGCTTCTGCCGGCTTAGGCGAAAATCAAATTAGAATTGCCTATGTCCTAGACAAAGATAGTCTTAAAAGAGCCGTGAATATCTTAAATGAAGCTCTCAAGATTTATAAGGACCAATGAAAATCCAAAAGAACATTTCATTAAAAGACCATAATACCTTTGGCATTGAAGCTTTGGCAAAATATTTTTGCGAAATCAAAAGCGTTAATGCGCTAAAAAACGCATTGCAATTTGATGATTACCCTAACAAATTTATCTTGAGTGGCGGGAGTAATTTGTTAATTACGAAAGACATTGACGCATTGGTATTACACATTAATATAAAGGGCAAGGATATCTTAGAAGAAGATAATGAATATGTGCTTTTAAAAGTAATGGCCGGTGAAATTTGGCATGATATGATACTATGGTGTCTCGACCAAGGCTATGGTGGTTTGGAAAACATGTCACTCATTCCAGGTAATACGGGAACCGCCCCCATTCAAAATATTGGTGCCTACGGTGTTGAACTCAAAGACAATTTCGTCAGCTGTGAGGCCATGAACATTGAGGATCAATCTATCCAGACATTCACAAAAGATGATTGCAATTTCGGCTACAGGGATTCCTTTTTCAAAAATGAAGGTAAAGGACAATATATCATCACTTCGGTTACGTTTAGATTAACTAAAGAAAACCACAACCTAAATACATCCTATGGCGCGATTGAGGGTGAATTGAAAAAACAAGGCATTGTCAAACCATCTATCAAAGACATTTCCAATGCCGTTGTCACTATTCGACAAAGCAAACTTCCTGACCCTAAAAAATTGGGCAATAGTGGTAGTTTTTTTAAGAATCCCGTATTAACAAAATTGGAATTCAACACTTTTATCACTGCTCATCCAGAAGCTAGATACTATAAAGTTACAGATGACCAATACAAAGTTCCCGCAGGATGGTTGATAGAGCAATGTGGCTTTAAGGGTAAACGTTATGGTGATGCGGGTGTGCATAAAAACCAAGCCCTAGTATTGGTAAACCATGGAAAGGCAACAGGAAAGGAAATACTCGACCTAGCCAAAAGAATTATAGATAAGGTTTTTGAAGTTTATAAAATTACAATAACCCCTGAAGTGAATATCATAAAATAACCCCTGTTAAAGAATAACAGGGGCTATACCAAACCAAACTAACCAAAAACTAAATGTACAATTACCAGTTGCACATTTATATAATTAAAACTTTGAGATAACGCCAGCTATAACAATCAATTTTATAAATTAGCGTTTAAAGGATATACGGTTAAAATGAATTGATTGGATGCCGCAAGGGCATTAATTTTTTCAAAACCAAACCATTGCATGAGCACACTTCTCGAAAAGCATATTGTTGAATTATTACAGGAACGAAATGAAAAAGCCATTTCTCTCCTGTATGAACATTATGGCGACACTTTATACGGTGTTGCAAAAAAGGTAGTCCGTGATGAGGAATTAGCTCAAGATGTTCTTCAGGAAAGTTTTGTGAAAATCTGGAAAAAGTCAGATTCCTATGATGCCACTAAAGCAAAATTATTCACATGGCTCTTTCGTATTACGAGAAATGCGGCAATAGATAAACTTAGAAGCGTTAACACAAAATCGGATAAAGAAATCCAAATGGATGTTTCTGACGTATATAATCTAGGTGTTGATAGTATCAAACCCGAATTGATGGATGTTCGTGAAAATCTTGATAAAATAGAAAACAAGTACCAAATTGTTCTTGAAGCTCTGTTTTTTCAAGGAATGACCCAACAAGAGGCCAGTGATGAATTGGATATTCCGCTGGGAACTATTAAGTCGAGATTGAAAATTGGTTTAAGAGAGCTAAAAAAAATATATGGCTCTACGATGCTGCTGACCGTTTTATTAAATCTGATGTAATGAAAGAAAAGATAAAAATATTTTTGAATTCCGATTTGCTTGAGAAATACTTATTGGGTACTACAAACACCCAAGAATCCCTGCAAGTGGAAAGGTATATTGCCATGTACCCTGAAGTGAGAAAAACCTATAATGAACTTCAGGATAACTTGGAGACTTTTGCCAAGATGCACGCGATAAAAACGCCTGAAGGGCTTAAGAACAAGATCATATCAAGAATAAAATCTGAGAATTCCAGTAGAAGAAAATTCGTTAGGTATGCTATTGCTGCTAGTTTTGCTGCGGTAATGTTCGCAAGTGCCTCCTATTTCCTATGGAACCAAAATCAAAATCTTCAGGAAGAGAATATTATTGTAAATAATAAAATCGAGACCCTTAAACAAGATATGCGTTTAGAGTTGGCTGATGTTCGAAATCAATTCATTTTATTTAACAGCCCTCAAACAAGAAGATATAATGTAAAAGGCAACAACAATGCAAAGGAATTGAAAGCTATCGCTTATATCAATCCAATTAAGAAACTATCATATATCAATGTCAAGAAATTACCGAATCTTCCAGAAGACCAAAGTTTTCAGATGTGGGCAGAGGTCAATGGGGAAATGATAAATCTTGGGATTATAGATGAAGCGGCCGGAAATGAAAAATTGTTGGCATTACCATATGCAGACAAAGCTTATAGCTATATTACCATAGAACCGAAAGGAGGAAACAACTCCCCTACGGTTGAAAATATTGTTGCTAAATTTGATTATTGATCAATTTTCAAAACCTTTTTATAAAGCCTTGACTATACCGTCAGGGCTTTATTTTTTGTATCTTTGTGGAAAATTCTAAAATGAAGTTGATTTTTCTAACAATAGGTCTTTTAGCGCTCGCTTTTGCTGGTATCGCCATTAAAATATGGTCTAAAAAAAATGGTCAGTTCGCGGGAACCTGTGCAAGCCAAAACCCTTTCTTGAACAAAGAAGGTGAAGCCTGTGGAATGTGCGGAAAATTGCCAAGTGAGCAGGACTGTAAGAAAAACACCACCCCAGAACTACGATAGAGATTTGCCGCTCAAAGTTTAAAACCTTTAATCTTTTGGCCAAAACTAAAAATAAAATACTCGACACAATAAAGAAAGCCAAGCTGGGCAACCAGATTGCTTTCAGTAGTTTGTTGGACACTTTTTGGAATGATGTTTATGGCTTTCAATTAAAGCGAACGGAAAATGAGAATGACGCCGAGGATATAACCATTCAAACGTTCTCAAAAGCTTTTGACAAGATAAATACTTTCGACGATTCTTATGAGTTCAAAACTTGGCTGATAACCATTTCAAAAAATATTCATGTTGACCTTATCCGAAAAAGAAAAAGGAATGTTCTAGAAGCAGGAGGAAACAATGAAGCCATTACGAAAGCCCTGGACGATGCACCTTCTGCCGAAGATAGATTGATTACCGAACAAAATTTGGCCACCCTACTTCAGAATATCAAAAAACTAAAACCACATTATCAAGAAGTCATCAACCTAAGATATTTTCATGAATTAAGTTATGCTGCAATTGCCAATGAGCTTAACGAGCCAGTAAATAACATAAAAGTTAAACTTCTCAGGGCCAAGAAACTATTGGCTGAAATAATCACAAGCAAAAGGTAAGTTCAAGAAAATCTTGGGTTGAAAATCGGACTTTTAAATAATTCCGATACTTTAATTCACACCTAATCCGTACATTATTTTGTTCGTATATTTGTCGAAAATTCAATAATGGGCGTAGATAGTGTAGCACCACCAAAGGGCAAACCCAAATGGTTGAGGGTAAAATTACCGACAGGTAAAAAATACACTCAATTAAGAGGACTCGTAGATAAATATGATCTGCACACAATTTGCACCTCTGGCAGTTGTCCAAATATGGGAGAATGTTGGGGTGAAGGTACAGCTACATTTATGATTTTAGGTAATATCTGTACTCGTTCTTGTGGCTTTTGCGGCGTTAAAACTGGTCGACCTGAAGACGTTGACTGGGCCGAACCAGAAAAAGTAGCCAGATCCATTAATTTGATGGGCATCAAACATGCCGTAATAACATCAGTTGATCGCGATGACCTAAAAGATATGGGGTCTATTATTTGGGCCGAAACAGTAAAGGCCATTCGCAGAATGAACCCTTCAACTACATTAGAAACTTTGATTCCTGATTTTCAAGGGATAGAAAAACATTTAGACCGCATAATCGAAGTTAGACCCGAAGTAGTTTCCCATAATATGGAAACAGTAAAAAGACTAACTAGAGAGGTACGTATACAGGCCAAATACGAAAGAAGTTTAGAAGCTTTAAGATATTTGCGCGACAATGGTGCAAATAGGACAAAGTCAGGAATAATGCTAGGTCTTGGCGAACTCGAAGAAGAAGTATTAGAAACCATGGAAGACCTTAGAAAGGCCCGAGTTGATGTTGTTACAATAGGGCAGTATCTTCAACCTTCAAAAAAACACTTGCCGGTAAAAGAATTCATACTTCCAGAGCAGTTTAAGAAATACGAAGAAGCAGGACTTAAAATGGGCTTTAGGCATGTAGAAAGCGGGGCATTGGTAAGATCTTCATACAAGGCACATAAGCATATAAACTAGTACCCCCTATTTTATTTTAGTGCTTAATTCAAAAACACTTCTCAATGAATAAGGTTAATATTGGTATTAACGGCTTTGGCAGAATTGGACGAACCTTGTTTAGGCTACTGGACAATCACCCAAACATAAGCGTTGTTGCCATTAACGACCTGGCAGATGCCAGAACTTTGGCTCACTTATTAAAGTATGATAGTATTCATGGAGTTTGGCAAAAAGAGATTACCGCCCAAGAACATCTTATTTTGGTTGATGGCAAAAGCATTGCTTTGACCAATGAGAATTCACCAGAACACATTCCTTGGAATAACAATCGCGTTGATATTGTAATTGAGTCAACA contains:
- a CDS encoding valine--tRNA ligase yields the protein MDIPSKYEPQKVENHWYDYWTKHNYFHSTPDEREPYSIVIPPPNVTGILHMGHMLNNTIQDVLIRKARLMGKNACWVPGTDHASIATEAKVVARLKEQGIDKADLSREEFLKHAWDWTHEYGGVILEQLKKLGCSCDWERTAFTMDDNMSASVNKVFVDLFNKGLIYRGHRMVNWDPQALTTLSDEEVIYEEKQGLLYYLSYEIEGSDEKVTIATTRPETILGDTAICINPNDERFKHLKGKKAIVPICNRVIPIIEDEYVDIEFGTGCLKVTPAHDINDKALGEKHSLEVIDIFNADATLNSFGLHYQGKDRFVVRKEIKKELEEQGFLVKTENYINKVGTSERTKAVIEPRLSEQWFLKMEDLVKPAIKAVLDSDDINFYPKKFENTYRHWMENIRDWNISRQLWWGQQIPAYYYGDGQNDFVVAETKEEALELARAKSQNPNLKIEDLKQDPDVVDTWFSSWLWPMTVFNGILEPDNEDISYYYPTSDLVTGPDIIFFWVARMIISGYEYRDEKPFENVYFTGLVRDKQRRKMSKQLGNSPDALKLIENYGADGVRVGLLLSSAAGNDLMFDEDLCQQGKNFANKIWNGFRLLKGWEVADLPQPEASKLGISWYKAKFNQTLVEIEDHFSKYRISDALMAIYKLVWDDYSSWLLEIIKPAYQQPIDRKTFDEVITLFEGNLKLLHPFMPFLTEEIWQHIAERSPEQALVVSQWPEGKNVDSALINEFEFAAEVISGVRTKRKEKNIPMKEALELSILNKERTSDAWDVVVRKLTNVSSIFYVEAAVEGALSFRIKSNEYFIPISGAVDLEAEIKKIQEELKYTKGFLMSVQKKLSNERFVNNAPEKVIEIERKKQSDAEAKIETLEKSLASLS
- a CDS encoding DUF1573 domain-containing protein — its product is MMKKIVLVLFVGLLGFSLTAQDTAAKIEFKTETVDYGEITKGSDGVRVFEFTNTGDAPLIISKVSSSCGCTIPKKPEAPILPGKTGEIQVKYDTNRVGPIRKAVTVISNADTPTKVLKIKGEVKANVEGTK
- a CDS encoding aspartyl protease family protein — translated: MKVFKVFLWSVLLCLPILGASQTYELPEGQKYQKIKFQLINNLIIIPVDVNGSELSFVLDSGVNKPILFNITDQDSLQINNVSEITIRGLGEGEPIKALSSRGNAFNIKSIKNQDQLLYVVLDKSLNFSTSLGIPIHGIIGYDLFRDFVVDINYNSKTIKFHDPEHYAHKSIKKGETLPLSIIKKKAYVEANVFLEDSENVPVRLLVDTGSSDAIWLFEDDDIEIPKQNYEDYLGMGLSGNIFGRRTKVNSIKIGSFALRDAKAAFPDKKSFGSVKNLGNRNGSVGGEVLKRFNIVFDYTHRKITLRKNGMYKNPFHYNLSGITLQHDGVRYVSERITDGRGVVRENNDSFGNVQILFENNTRLSLVPEIVVSGIRAGSPAENAGLKEGDVILAVNGKSVHQYKIQEIMHMLDAKEGKRVRVLIERYNRDLLFSFVLENMFNKKSPDQ
- a CDS encoding pyridoxal phosphate-dependent aminotransferase, encoding MPSISNKGHLMPESPIRKLVPYAEKAKKEGTKVIHLNIGQPDIKTPQIALDAVKNNNLSVLEYSRTEGSETYREKLADYYAKNDIHVLAQDIIVTTGGSEALSFTMGSIADANDEIIIPEPFYANYNGFATAMGIKVVPVVSQIDNNFALPPIEEFEKLITEKTKAILICNPGNPTGYLYSKEEIQKLASIVKEHNLFLVSDEVYREFIYDGKEHYSILQEPGLSENAVIVDSVSKRYSMCGARIGCLVSKNKEIIKTALKFAQARLSPPTYAQIASEAALDTPQSYFDDVKEEYVERRNILIQELEKINGVKIGRPQGAFYCIAELPVKNSDDFAQWLLEEFRVNGETVMVAPAAGFYASAGLGENQIRIAYVLDKDSLKRAVNILNEALKIYKDQ
- the murB gene encoding UDP-N-acetylmuramate dehydrogenase is translated as MKIQKNISLKDHNTFGIEALAKYFCEIKSVNALKNALQFDDYPNKFILSGGSNLLITKDIDALVLHINIKGKDILEEDNEYVLLKVMAGEIWHDMILWCLDQGYGGLENMSLIPGNTGTAPIQNIGAYGVELKDNFVSCEAMNIEDQSIQTFTKDDCNFGYRDSFFKNEGKGQYIITSVTFRLTKENHNLNTSYGAIEGELKKQGIVKPSIKDISNAVVTIRQSKLPDPKKLGNSGSFFKNPVLTKLEFNTFITAHPEARYYKVTDDQYKVPAGWLIEQCGFKGKRYGDAGVHKNQALVLVNHGKATGKEILDLAKRIIDKVFEVYKITITPEVNIIK
- a CDS encoding RNA polymerase sigma factor translates to MSTLLEKHIVELLQERNEKAISLLYEHYGDTLYGVAKKVVRDEELAQDVLQESFVKIWKKSDSYDATKAKLFTWLFRITRNAAIDKLRSVNTKSDKEIQMDVSDVYNLGVDSIKPELMDVRENLDKIENKYQIVLEALFFQGMTQQEASDELDIPLGTIKSRLKIGLRELKKIYGSTMLLTVLLNLM
- a CDS encoding anti-sigma factor; amino-acid sequence: MKEKIKIFLNSDLLEKYLLGTTNTQESLQVERYIAMYPEVRKTYNELQDNLETFAKMHAIKTPEGLKNKIISRIKSENSSRRKFVRYAIAASFAAVMFASASYFLWNQNQNLQEENIIVNNKIETLKQDMRLELADVRNQFILFNSPQTRRYNVKGNNNAKELKAIAYINPIKKLSYINVKKLPNLPEDQSFQMWAEVNGEMINLGIIDEAAGNEKLLALPYADKAYSYITIEPKGGNNSPTVENIVAKFDY
- a CDS encoding cbb3-type cytochrome oxidase assembly protein, producing the protein MKLIFLTIGLLALAFAGIAIKIWSKKNGQFAGTCASQNPFLNKEGEACGMCGKLPSEQDCKKNTTPELR
- a CDS encoding RNA polymerase sigma factor, whose product is MAKTKNKILDTIKKAKLGNQIAFSSLLDTFWNDVYGFQLKRTENENDAEDITIQTFSKAFDKINTFDDSYEFKTWLITISKNIHVDLIRKRKRNVLEAGGNNEAITKALDDAPSAEDRLITEQNLATLLQNIKKLKPHYQEVINLRYFHELSYAAIANELNEPVNNIKVKLLRAKKLLAEIITSKR
- the lipA gene encoding lipoyl synthase, encoding MGVDSVAPPKGKPKWLRVKLPTGKKYTQLRGLVDKYDLHTICTSGSCPNMGECWGEGTATFMILGNICTRSCGFCGVKTGRPEDVDWAEPEKVARSINLMGIKHAVITSVDRDDLKDMGSIIWAETVKAIRRMNPSTTLETLIPDFQGIEKHLDRIIEVRPEVVSHNMETVKRLTREVRIQAKYERSLEALRYLRDNGANRTKSGIMLGLGELEEEVLETMEDLRKARVDVVTIGQYLQPSKKHLPVKEFILPEQFKKYEEAGLKMGFRHVESGALVRSSYKAHKHIN